In Devosia chinhatensis, the following are encoded in one genomic region:
- a CDS encoding ABC transporter ATP-binding protein, with translation MAAIELKNLRKSFGGLEVIKGVDLTINKGEFMVFVGPSGCGKSTLLRLISGLEDITSGDMIFDGKRVNALAPAKRGIAMVFQSYALYPHMSVYDNMAFGLTLERGHDKQDIRRRVEKAADMLQIRQYLDRLPKQLSGGQRQRVAIGRAITRDPKVFLFDEPLSNLDAALRVATRLEIAKLHAEMDNVTMVYVTHDQVEAMTLADRICVLRDGLVEQVGTPMELYEQPASLFVAGFIGSPKMNFLTGEKAAAHGCTTLGIRGEHLTISDNGIWEGRVIHTENLGADSYVYLDMGEAEPVVVRIEGASAARSGALMRVSPQQNRIHRFDAQGKPIR, from the coding sequence ATGGCTGCGATCGAACTGAAGAACCTGCGCAAATCCTTTGGCGGTCTGGAGGTGATCAAGGGCGTCGACCTCACCATCAACAAAGGCGAGTTCATGGTCTTTGTCGGGCCCTCCGGCTGCGGCAAGTCCACGCTCCTGCGCCTAATCTCGGGGCTGGAGGACATCACCTCGGGCGACATGATCTTCGACGGCAAACGCGTCAATGCGCTGGCGCCCGCCAAGCGGGGCATCGCCATGGTGTTCCAGTCCTACGCGCTCTACCCGCATATGAGCGTCTACGACAACATGGCCTTCGGCCTGACGCTCGAGAGAGGGCACGACAAGCAGGATATCCGCAGGCGCGTGGAAAAGGCGGCCGACATGTTGCAAATCCGGCAATATCTCGACCGTTTGCCCAAGCAATTGTCTGGCGGCCAACGCCAGCGCGTCGCGATTGGTCGCGCCATCACCCGTGATCCCAAGGTGTTCCTGTTCGACGAGCCCTTGTCCAACCTCGATGCGGCGCTGCGCGTCGCCACCAGGCTGGAAATCGCCAAGCTGCACGCGGAAATGGACAATGTCACCATGGTCTATGTGACCCATGACCAGGTGGAGGCCATGACGCTTGCCGACCGCATTTGCGTGCTGCGCGACGGGCTAGTGGAACAGGTCGGTACGCCCATGGAGCTCTATGAGCAACCCGCCAGCCTTTTCGTTGCCGGCTTTATCGGTTCGCCGAAGATGAACTTTCTCACGGGGGAGAAGGCTGCGGCCCATGGCTGCACCACCTTGGGCATTCGCGGTGAACACCTGACCATCAGCGACAACGGGATCTGGGAGGGCAGGGTGATCCACACCGAGAACCTGGGTGCAGATTCTTATGTCTATCTCGACATGGGGGAAGCCGAGCCCGTCGTAGTGCGGATCGAGGGGGCGTCGGCAGCCAGGAGCGGTGCGTTGATGCGGGTCTCTCCGCAACAGAACCGCATTCACAGGTTCGATGCGCAGGGCAAACCCATCAGGTGA
- a CDS encoding formylglycine-generating enzyme family protein produces the protein MSERPVFVRGGKTHVGTNSPMLAQDGEGPERAIVLADYSLEALTVTNARFADFVAATGYVTEAERFGWSAVFFNTPERLDAARRAGAGLSWWHRVEGATWNMPEGPGSDIEARMDHPVVQVSWADANAFATWVGGRLPNEAEWEHAARGGAHRQRFPWGDAEPTDETVFCNIWQGNFPTYNSEADGFLRTAPAMSFAPNALGLYNMAGNVWEWTRDPYRIRSNSRRAKARNEQALLHQEKVLKGGSFLCHISYCYRYRIAARMALSPDSATSNTGFRIAYDGHQN, from the coding sequence ATGTCGGAGCGTCCGGTGTTCGTGCGGGGCGGCAAAACACATGTGGGCACCAATAGCCCCATGCTGGCTCAGGACGGAGAGGGTCCCGAGCGCGCAATCGTGCTGGCCGATTATAGCCTCGAAGCCCTTACCGTGACCAATGCGCGGTTTGCCGACTTCGTTGCGGCGACCGGCTATGTGACCGAGGCCGAGCGGTTCGGTTGGTCGGCGGTGTTTTTCAACACACCGGAGCGCCTGGACGCTGCAAGGCGGGCTGGGGCGGGCCTTTCCTGGTGGCATCGTGTCGAGGGCGCGACCTGGAACATGCCCGAGGGTCCCGGCTCCGATATCGAAGCGCGGATGGACCATCCCGTTGTCCAGGTGTCCTGGGCCGATGCCAATGCCTTTGCCACCTGGGTCGGCGGTCGCTTGCCTAACGAGGCCGAGTGGGAGCATGCAGCACGCGGCGGCGCGCATCGGCAACGCTTTCCCTGGGGCGACGCCGAGCCGACCGACGAGACTGTGTTCTGTAACATCTGGCAAGGCAATTTCCCCACCTATAACAGCGAGGCCGATGGCTTCCTGCGCACCGCACCCGCCATGAGCTTCGCACCCAATGCATTGGGCCTCTACAACATGGCGGGCAATGTCTGGGAATGGACGCGCGATCCCTACCGCATCCGCTCCAATTCGCGCCGGGCAAAGGCGCGGAACGAGCAGGCTCTGCTTCATCAGGAGAAGGTGCTCAAGGGCGGCTCCTTCCTGTGCCATATCAGTTATTGCTATCGCTACCGTATCGCCGCGCGCATGGCGCTGAGCCCCGACAGCGCCACCAGCAATACCGGTTTCCGCATTGCCTATGACGGCCACCAGAACTGA
- a CDS encoding DUF5054 domain-containing protein encodes MTDKTIHLVFKTHLDIGFTDHASRVRRQYHDQFIPQALSTGEHFFNEDPEAPAFVWTTGAWLIWDHLNSQDAEKVRRLERAIERGLIAWHGLPFTTHTELMTPALFRAGLSYSAELDRRFGRTTIAAKMTDVPGHTLGMVPLMAEAGLKFLHLGVNTASPVPDVPPIFRWQAPGGKEIVVMYQGSYGATDFPAGEDIGLSFAHTNDNIGPQSVGQTVEALRQMAHDHPGARIMASTLDAFGDAMWSRREAFPIVTQEIGDSWIHGAATDPHKLARFRALSRLYDGFAEQLDERRLAFGRGLTMVAEHTWGVDIKTYLRDENAWDRADFDAARRSDYRFAYAEQSWNEQRAYLDTAVAALDADDQALAAAALSELSVPARPAAKREGYTLSHEGWRAQVDPETGSIAALTAPDGRQLAGASGCLMAYQHESFDWQTLQTHLDSYLQHRIEWAILDHDKPALAAAKTARTARFAPQFEAISEDGRTALGLLPEEARRALGGPAAHEFVLTAIDDNAAEIMLVLRDKPANRMPEAGFLSITPADAHGWAMQKLGLWHRPENNVTRGGGQLQACTALRFDTNRASVTVELVDAALVAPAASPFMPYQPQTHSFAEGARVNLYNNKWGTNFPMWWEGSVAFRFVLRFSN; translated from the coding sequence ATGACCGACAAGACGATCCACCTGGTCTTCAAGACCCATCTCGATATCGGTTTCACCGATCACGCCAGCCGCGTGCGCCGGCAATATCATGATCAGTTCATCCCCCAGGCGCTGTCGACCGGCGAACATTTTTTCAACGAAGATCCCGAGGCACCTGCATTCGTCTGGACCACCGGGGCCTGGCTCATCTGGGATCATCTCAATAGCCAGGATGCCGAAAAGGTCCGTCGGCTCGAGCGCGCCATCGAGCGCGGCCTCATCGCCTGGCATGGGCTGCCCTTCACTACCCATACCGAATTGATGACCCCCGCCCTCTTTCGTGCCGGGCTTTCCTATTCGGCCGAACTCGACAGGCGCTTCGGCCGGACCACAATTGCCGCCAAGATGACCGACGTACCGGGCCATACGCTGGGCATGGTCCCGCTCATGGCCGAGGCAGGCCTCAAGTTTCTGCATCTCGGGGTGAATACGGCCAGTCCCGTACCGGACGTGCCGCCGATCTTCCGCTGGCAGGCGCCGGGCGGCAAGGAGATCGTCGTGATGTATCAGGGCTCCTACGGTGCGACGGATTTTCCGGCAGGCGAGGATATTGGTCTCAGCTTCGCCCATACCAACGACAATATCGGGCCCCAGAGCGTTGGACAGACGGTCGAGGCATTGCGGCAGATGGCGCACGATCATCCTGGCGCAAGGATCATGGCCTCGACGCTCGATGCGTTCGGGGACGCGATGTGGTCCCGCCGCGAGGCCTTCCCGATCGTGACGCAGGAAATCGGCGACAGCTGGATTCATGGCGCAGCCACCGATCCGCATAAGCTGGCCCGCTTTCGCGCCCTCTCGCGGCTTTACGATGGATTTGCCGAGCAACTCGACGAGAGGCGGCTCGCCTTTGGACGGGGCCTCACCATGGTCGCCGAACACACCTGGGGCGTCGACATCAAGACCTATCTCCGCGACGAGAACGCCTGGGATCGTGCGGATTTCGACGCTGCGCGCCGATCCGATTACCGGTTTGCTTATGCCGAACAAAGTTGGAATGAGCAGCGTGCCTATCTCGATACCGCTGTCGCGGCGCTGGATGCCGACGACCAGGCCTTGGCAGCGGCAGCCTTGTCAGAGCTATCCGTTCCCGCACGGCCCGCCGCTAAACGAGAGGGGTATACCCTGTCGCATGAGGGCTGGCGGGCACAGGTCGATCCCGAAACCGGCTCGATCGCCGCGCTGACAGCGCCGGACGGTCGTCAGCTGGCCGGCGCAAGTGGGTGTCTTATGGCCTATCAACACGAGAGCTTTGACTGGCAAACGCTCCAGACCCACCTCGACAGCTATTTGCAGCACCGCATCGAATGGGCAATTCTGGACCACGACAAGCCGGCCCTTGCCGCAGCAAAGACCGCGCGGACGGCGCGGTTTGCGCCGCAGTTCGAGGCGATATCGGAAGATGGTCGCACCGCGTTGGGACTTCTTCCAGAAGAGGCCCGCCGCGCGCTGGGCGGTCCGGCGGCCCATGAATTCGTGCTGACGGCCATCGATGACAATGCCGCGGAAATCATGCTGGTCCTGCGCGACAAGCCCGCCAACCGCATGCCGGAGGCCGGCTTTTTGTCCATAACGCCTGCAGATGCACACGGCTGGGCGATGCAGAAACTGGGCCTCTGGCACAGGCCGGAAAACAATGTCACTCGAGGCGGCGGACAATTGCAGGCCTGCACGGCCCTGCGCTTTGATACCAACCGAGCCAGCGTCACCGTCGAGCTTGTCGATGCCGCGCTCGTAGCACCGGCCGCCAGCCCGTTCATGCCCTACCAGCCCCAGACGCATTCCTTTGCCGAGGGGGCTCGCGTCAATCTCTACAACAACAAATGGGGAACCAACTTCCCCATGTGGTGGGAAGGCTCAGTCGCCTTCCGCTTCGTGCTGAGATTTTCGAATTAG
- the ehuA gene encoding ectoine/hydroxyectoine ABC transporter ATP-binding protein EhuA, which translates to MTQDIIHFDKVVKRFGDLTVLNNLDFSVKRGEKVSIIGPSGSGKSTVLRILMTLEGIEGGKVTVDDEPLWHEQAADGTLKAASEAHLRKMRAKLGMVFQHFNLFPHMSVMRNITEAPVKVLGLSKAEARQRGEELLDLVGLADQAQKYPGQLSGGQKQRVGIARALAMRPSILLFDEPTSALDPELVGEVLNVIGKLADEHDLTMLLVTHEMRFAREISDRVCFFDRGKIREEGTPEELFTDPSEERTREFLSAVLDG; encoded by the coding sequence ATGACCCAAGACATCATCCACTTCGACAAGGTGGTGAAGCGCTTCGGCGATCTGACCGTCCTCAACAACCTCGATTTCTCGGTCAAGCGCGGCGAGAAGGTTTCGATCATCGGCCCGTCCGGATCGGGCAAGTCAACGGTTTTGCGCATCCTGATGACGCTCGAAGGCATCGAAGGCGGCAAAGTGACCGTCGACGATGAGCCGCTCTGGCACGAACAGGCTGCCGACGGCACGCTGAAAGCGGCAAGCGAGGCGCATCTGCGCAAGATGCGCGCCAAGCTCGGCATGGTGTTCCAGCACTTTAACCTCTTTCCGCATATGAGCGTGATGCGCAACATCACCGAGGCTCCGGTCAAGGTGTTAGGCCTGTCGAAGGCCGAGGCACGGCAACGCGGCGAGGAATTGCTCGACCTGGTGGGGCTGGCCGATCAGGCCCAGAAGTATCCCGGCCAGCTGTCCGGCGGACAGAAGCAGCGCGTCGGCATTGCCCGGGCCCTGGCCATGCGGCCCAGCATCCTGCTGTTTGACGAGCCGACGTCCGCGCTCGACCCCGAGTTGGTCGGCGAGGTACTCAATGTGATCGGCAAGCTGGCCGACGAGCATGACCTCACCATGTTGCTGGTGACCCACGAAATGCGCTTCGCACGCGAAATCTCGGACCGAGTTTGCTTCTTCGATCGCGGTAAGATCCGCGAGGAAGGTACGCCGGAAGAGTTGTTCACCGATCCCAGCGAGGAGCGGACGCGCGAATTCCTGTCCGCAGTCCTCGACGGGTAG
- the ehuD gene encoding ectoine/hydroxyectoine ABC transporter permease subunit EhuD: MLFGYEWDLSSPLAFAISILPILLTGLVVTIQAATLGFAVALVLGLVWAVLKAVPSPFISWPAKVVTEFIRDTPLLVQLFFLYYVLPEYGIVLPAFMTGALALGIQYSAYTAEVYRGGLEAVGTDQREAARALNLSPARTFTHIIVPQAIPRIIPAMGNYLVSIMKDVPILSVVTVLEVLNVAKIVGDRTFDYLIPLSMVGGIYLILTLVASAGVRLLDSWLPKQGIPLK; encoded by the coding sequence ATGTTGTTCGGATATGAATGGGACCTTTCGAGCCCATTGGCTTTCGCCATTTCGATCCTGCCCATATTGCTGACCGGTCTGGTCGTCACCATCCAGGCGGCGACGCTGGGGTTTGCCGTGGCCTTGGTGCTGGGCCTTGTCTGGGCGGTGCTCAAGGCCGTTCCATCGCCCTTTATCAGCTGGCCGGCAAAGGTCGTCACCGAGTTCATAAGGGACACGCCGCTTCTCGTGCAGCTGTTCTTTCTGTACTACGTGCTGCCCGAATATGGCATCGTGCTGCCTGCCTTCATGACCGGCGCCCTCGCCCTCGGCATCCAGTACAGCGCCTATACGGCTGAGGTCTATCGGGGTGGCCTGGAAGCAGTTGGCACCGACCAGCGCGAAGCTGCCCGGGCGCTCAACCTCAGCCCTGCCCGCACCTTCACCCATATCATCGTGCCGCAGGCCATTCCGCGCATCATTCCGGCCATGGGCAATTACCTGGTCTCGATCATGAAGGATGTGCCGATCCTGTCGGTGGTCACCGTGCTCGAAGTGCTCAACGTCGCCAAGATCGTGGGTGACCGAACTTTCGATTACCTGATCCCTCTCTCCATGGTGGGCGGCATTTACCTCATCTTGACGCTGGTGGCCTCGGCAGGCGTTCGCCTGCTCGACAGCTGGCTTCCCAAGCAAGGAATTCCATTGAAATGA
- the ehuC gene encoding ectoine/hydroxyectoine ABC transporter permease subunit EhuC: MHWTEYFGPLSEGAWVTIQLTGYSTILGAILAFAAGIGRLSPNLGVRSLAIAYIEVFRGTSLLVQLFWLYFALPLAGMAIGVDLRLPPIVAGVLALSLNIGAYGAEVVRGAIQSVHKDQHEAARALNFSPRQTLWNVTIPQAVPEMMPSFGNLAVQNLKDTALVSLISLGDLAFRAEQIRNFTQDSTTIYSMLLVTYFGMALVLTALMRTLEFYAGRWRTARS, translated from the coding sequence ATGCATTGGACCGAGTATTTCGGCCCCCTCTCCGAGGGGGCATGGGTCACCATTCAATTGACCGGCTATTCGACAATCCTGGGCGCCATATTGGCATTTGCGGCCGGCATCGGCCGCTTGAGCCCGAATTTGGGCGTGCGCAGCTTGGCCATCGCCTATATCGAGGTCTTTCGTGGCACCTCTTTGCTGGTGCAATTGTTCTGGCTCTATTTCGCCCTGCCCCTGGCCGGAATGGCCATCGGTGTCGACCTGCGCCTGCCACCCATCGTTGCCGGCGTGCTGGCGCTCAGCCTCAATATCGGGGCCTATGGGGCAGAAGTCGTGCGCGGCGCGATCCAGTCGGTGCACAAGGACCAGCATGAAGCAGCGCGGGCGCTGAACTTCTCGCCGCGTCAGACGCTTTGGAACGTGACCATCCCACAGGCAGTGCCTGAAATGATGCCGTCCTTTGGCAATCTGGCGGTTCAAAACCTGAAGGACACGGCGCTGGTCTCACTGATCAGCCTTGGCGACCTGGCGTTTCGTGCTGAGCAGATCCGGAACTTCACCCAGGACAGCACCACCATCTATTCGATGTTGCTGGTGACCTATTTCGGCATGGCGCTGGTGCTGACCGCGCTGATGCGCACGCTCGAATTCTATGCCGGTCGCTGGCGCACGGCGAGGAGCTGA
- the ehuB gene encoding ectoine/hydroxyectoine ABC transporter substrate-binding protein EhuB, which translates to MTHFGKTAALALAALTASSLTTLSASAASLAEIQESGTVRIAVANEIPYGYVDPTGEALGAGPDVAKAIMETLGVENIEWVTTNFSSLIPGLQADRFDMVAAEMAILPDRCQQVLFSEPNSSYGEGLLVASGNPKDIHAYEDFAQNPDLRVAIMAGADQLEMMQELGVDEANLVTIAANADAISTVSTGRADAYAATSLTASGLASQSDAVEVAGAFTDPIIGGEEVRSWGGFTFASGNEELRDAVNAALADFKQTDAWAETLSGYGFTQADLDGSSARTTEELCASS; encoded by the coding sequence ATGACACATTTTGGAAAGACCGCAGCGCTTGCGCTGGCGGCACTGACGGCGTCTTCGCTCACCACCCTTTCGGCCAGCGCGGCCAGCCTGGCGGAAATCCAGGAAAGCGGCACGGTGCGGATCGCCGTGGCCAACGAAATTCCCTATGGCTATGTCGACCCGACCGGTGAGGCCCTTGGTGCCGGACCGGATGTGGCCAAGGCCATCATGGAAACGCTTGGCGTTGAAAATATCGAGTGGGTGACCACCAACTTCTCCTCGCTCATTCCGGGCCTTCAGGCTGACCGTTTCGACATGGTCGCTGCCGAAATGGCCATCCTTCCGGATCGCTGCCAGCAGGTGCTGTTTTCGGAGCCCAACAGCTCCTATGGCGAAGGCCTTCTGGTTGCCTCAGGCAATCCCAAGGACATCCACGCCTATGAGGACTTCGCCCAGAACCCGGATCTGCGCGTGGCGATCATGGCCGGCGCCGACCAGCTCGAGATGATGCAGGAGCTGGGTGTGGACGAAGCCAATCTCGTCACCATCGCAGCCAATGCCGACGCCATCTCGACCGTATCCACGGGCCGGGCCGACGCCTATGCCGCCACAAGCCTGACGGCCAGCGGCCTCGCCTCGCAGAGCGACGCGGTGGAAGTTGCGGGCGCGTTCACCGATCCTATTATCGGCGGCGAAGAGGTGCGCAGCTGGGGTGGCTTCACCTTTGCCAGCGGCAACGAAGAATTGCGCGACGCCGTCAACGCCGCCCTTGCCGATTTCAAGCAGACAGATGCGTGGGCCGAGACCCTGTCGGGCTACGGCTTTACCCAGGCGGACCTTGATGGCTCGTCCGCCCGCACGACCGAAGAGCTCTGCGCCTCCAGCTAG
- a CDS encoding MarR family winged helix-turn-helix transcriptional regulator, with the protein MDDQTKLALTAMRKILRKTENNSRQIMRDTGLTPSQLIFLQMLDGAGEQTAGYVASRMGITQATTSALLQKLESAGMILRRRGEKDRRQALLSLTEKGQAVLQIAPDGAHAKFQERFSQLENWEQLMLVAALERVAAMLEEGGDEAAPILDYSAELSAGS; encoded by the coding sequence GTGGACGATCAGACCAAGCTGGCCTTGACGGCGATGAGAAAGATCCTGCGGAAAACGGAGAACAATTCCAGGCAGATCATGCGCGACACTGGTTTGACCCCATCGCAACTTATTTTCCTGCAAATGCTGGATGGCGCTGGTGAACAAACGGCCGGCTATGTGGCATCGCGGATGGGAATTACCCAGGCAACGACAAGTGCTTTGCTCCAGAAGCTTGAAAGTGCAGGCATGATCCTGCGCCGTCGCGGAGAAAAGGACAGGCGCCAGGCGCTGTTGTCGCTAACCGAAAAGGGGCAGGCCGTTCTGCAGATCGCTCCGGATGGCGCGCATGCCAAATTTCAGGAGAGATTTTCCCAGCTGGAGAATTGGGAGCAGCTCATGCTCGTTGCCGCCCTCGAGCGTGTTGCCGCAATGCTCGAAGAGGGGGGCGACGAGGCAGCCCCAATTCTGGATTACTCTGCCGAGCTTTCTGCCGGCAGTTGA
- a CDS encoding MGH1-like glycoside hydrolase domain-containing protein produces MSHVLLSNLRNLDVARAIGPLPQDLGPDVLHEWFGAGVSFLSSSERLTARYWQAVRELFSCITPHAGNGGALLNEGGIYHGCWLESTGTINAEILSRFLPSVSTSTFSAFAAHQRDDGLLPYKITAQGAAFNQIQLVSPLARSAFNHYRLNGTAGTWLAQMYQAMARYDGWISTYRNTQGTGAVEAFSTFDTGHDLSPRFWHAPDSPFKNDPSRLDPDNPLLPYIAPDLTANIACQRQYLGLIAAELGQDGGPWQQKCDASLKALFAQCYDADDGNFYDRDRHGRLVRVQSDVLLRVLACEVGDGAQFAAALDRYLLNTGKFFAKFPLTSIALDDPRFDPNVSRNSWAGPTNFLTLIRAPHAFEHHGRHVELSWIMQPILAALFAMDRFPQTLDPFTGEPGFTEAYSPSILCLLDFIERMSGILPRPDGTVWFTSLLPKPVHHRHETWETGYARTIDGSRFELINSSEGGEIHRDGHLLSRFPAGVRITLDRRGGLRAATGLTSRNVTAEILHDGQRHAIALEPNSTITWDDDEMSSSRGPGLVLPRHG; encoded by the coding sequence ATGAGCCATGTGCTGCTTTCGAACCTCAGAAATCTTGACGTGGCGCGCGCGATCGGGCCACTGCCTCAAGACCTTGGGCCAGACGTACTCCATGAGTGGTTTGGGGCCGGGGTCAGCTTTTTATCAAGTTCAGAGCGGCTAACTGCCCGATATTGGCAGGCGGTTCGCGAACTTTTCAGCTGCATCACGCCTCATGCCGGCAATGGCGGTGCGCTGCTCAACGAAGGCGGCATCTACCATGGCTGCTGGCTCGAAAGCACTGGCACGATAAACGCTGAAATCCTCAGCCGCTTTTTGCCCTCTGTCAGCACGTCGACCTTCAGCGCTTTCGCCGCCCATCAACGTGATGATGGGCTCCTGCCCTATAAGATCACCGCGCAAGGGGCAGCTTTCAATCAGATCCAGCTCGTCAGCCCGCTGGCTCGCTCCGCCTTCAACCATTATCGGCTCAACGGCACCGCCGGGACTTGGCTCGCCCAGATGTATCAGGCGATGGCCCGCTATGATGGCTGGATCAGCACATATCGGAACACGCAGGGCACCGGCGCGGTAGAGGCCTTTTCCACGTTCGACACCGGACATGATCTCTCACCCCGGTTCTGGCATGCTCCCGACAGTCCGTTTAAAAACGATCCTAGCCGACTTGATCCGGACAATCCCCTGCTGCCCTATATCGCGCCCGATCTTACCGCCAACATCGCCTGTCAGCGGCAGTATCTGGGGCTCATCGCAGCCGAACTGGGGCAAGACGGTGGGCCCTGGCAGCAAAAGTGCGATGCCAGTCTCAAGGCGCTTTTTGCGCAGTGTTATGACGCTGATGACGGCAATTTCTATGACCGGGATCGGCACGGAAGACTTGTGCGTGTGCAGTCGGACGTTCTCCTGCGGGTGCTTGCCTGCGAGGTAGGAGATGGTGCCCAATTTGCCGCTGCGCTGGATCGATACCTGCTCAATACCGGCAAGTTTTTTGCAAAGTTTCCACTGACTTCCATCGCGCTGGACGATCCGCGCTTCGACCCGAATGTCTCGCGCAACAGCTGGGCGGGGCCGACCAATTTCCTTACACTGATCAGGGCGCCGCATGCATTCGAGCATCACGGCCGTCATGTAGAGCTGAGCTGGATCATGCAGCCTATATTAGCAGCTCTGTTTGCTATGGATCGCTTTCCGCAGACACTCGATCCCTTCACGGGTGAGCCGGGATTTACCGAGGCCTATTCGCCTTCGATCCTGTGCCTGCTCGATTTCATCGAGCGGATGTCTGGCATCCTGCCACGGCCCGATGGCACAGTGTGGTTCACGAGCCTATTGCCAAAGCCGGTTCATCATCGACACGAGACCTGGGAAACCGGCTACGCTCGCACAATTGACGGGAGCCGTTTTGAACTCATCAATTCCTCGGAGGGTGGGGAAATCCATCGCGATGGACACCTGCTCAGTCGGTTCCCCGCAGGGGTGCGTATTACGCTTGATCGACGCGGCGGGCTGCGCGCGGCGACGGGTCTCACGAGCCGCAATGTCACAGCGGAAATCTTGCATGACGGTCAGCGCCATGCCATCGCGCTGGAGCCCAATAGCACTATCACCTGGGACGATGACGAGATGAGCTCCTCCAGGGGGCCGGGCCTGGTGCTACCGCGACATGGCTGA